Proteins from a single region of Lycium ferocissimum isolate CSIRO_LF1 unplaced genomic scaffold, AGI_CSIRO_Lferr_CH_V1 ctg3655, whole genome shotgun sequence:
- the LOC132044116 gene encoding uncharacterized protein LOC132044116 — MEDKSIAFESEPIHTDNSHGWQKVTYVKKQKKRQQKSSDSGKVITNGSGADSVFKSLEKHSDERRKKIASQTAAMYSLDDAPVRSALRHRSDGEDEDSDAEGAAARGGVGAKNGEKKKEKVKKPQKPKVTVVEAAVKIDAADLAAFLADITVSYESQQEIQLMRFADYFGRAFSAVAASQFPWLKLFRESTITKIADVPVSHLPEPVYKTSVYWINQRSFEALGSFVLWGLDCILADLAAQLAGSKGSKKSGQQTSSKSQVAMFLVLAMVLRRKPDVLINILPTLRESPKYQGQDKLTVIAWMIVQACQGDLCVGLYLWAHHTLALVGGKSGSNPQTRDLILQVVERILSAPKARTILVNGAVRKGERLMPPSALDLLLRVTFPAPSVRVKATERFEAVYPTLKEVALAGSPGSKATKQVSQQILLLTLKAVAGGNPELSREATNIFNWCLTQSTDCYKQWDKIYLDNIEASVAVLRKLTEEWKELSRRQSSLEALKETLKSFRQKNEKSLTGGVDAHQSDFRDADKYCKMLLARLSRGHGCLKGIGVVLLTVAVGGAIVSQNLEDWDWNEFSVLLNAPQSS; from the exons ATGGAAGATAAATCCATTGCATTCGAATCCGAGCCAATTCACACCGATAACAGTCACGGATGGCAAAAGGTGACATACGTGAAGAAACAGAAGAAAAGGCAGCAAAAATCATCGGATTCAGGCAAGGTAATCACCAATGGATCTGGCGCAGATAGTGTGTTTAAGTCGCTTGAGAAGCATTCCGATGAACGCCGCAAGAAAATTGCGTCTCAGACGGCTGCGATGTATTCCCTTGACGATGCTCCTGTTAGATCGGCGCTGAGACACCGATCCGACGGTGAGGATGAGGACAGCGATGCTGAAGGTGCTGCTGCTAGAGGTGGTGTTGGTGCTAAGAAtggggagaagaagaaggagaaggttAAAAAGCCCCAGAAGCCGAAAGTTACTGTGGTTGAAGCTGCTGTTAAGATCGATGCAGCTGATCTAGCTGCCTTTCTCGCTGATATAACT GTATCGTATGAATCTCAGCAAGAAATACAATTGATGCGATTTGCGGATTACTTTGGACGAGCATTTTCGGCAGTAGCTGCTTCTCAATTTCCctggttaaaattatttaggGAGTCCACCATCACTAAAATTGCAGAT GTTCCTGTCTCACATCTTCCTGAACCAGTTTATAAAACTTCAGTGTACTGGATCAACCAACGCTCTTTTGAGGCTCTTGGATCATTTGTGCTGTGGGGACTGGACTGTATTCTTGCGGACTTAGCAGCCCAACTAGCAGGTTCTAAGGGCTCCAAGAAAAGTGGTCAACAAACATCGTCAAAATCTCAG GTTGCCATGTTTTTGGTTTTGGCAATGGTACTACGACGAAAGCCTGATGTTTTAATCAACATACTCCCGACACTTCGGGAAAGCCCAAAGTATCAAGGGCAAGACAAACTTACAGTTATTGCATGGATGATAGTCCAG GCCTGTCAGGGAGATCTCTGCGTTGGATTGTACTTGTGGGCACATCATACCTTGGCTTTAGTTGGCGGAAAATCAGGATCCAATCCGCAGACTAGGGACTTGATTTTGCAGGTGGTAGAAAG GATTCTCTCTGCACCAAAAGCTCGTACCATTCTAGTAAATGGGGCTGTTAGGAAGGGAGAGCGTCTGATGCCACCTTCAGCCCTTGACCTGCTTCTACGAGTGACTTTCCCTGCTCCTTCTGTGCGAGTCAAG GCAACTGAAAGGTTTGAGGCAGTATATCCCACTCTTAAGGAGGTTGCCCTTGCTGGTTCCCCAGGAAGCAAAGCAACGAAGCAAGTTTCACAACAGATACTTCTACTAACTTTAAAAGCAGTTGCTGGAG GCAATCCAGAACTATCTCGAGAGGCAACTAACATATTCAACTGGTGTTTGACCCAGAGCACTGACTGTTATAAGCAGTGG GACAAGATTTACCTGGATAACATAGAAGCAAGTGTTGCAGTGTTGAGAAAGCTCACTGAGGAGTGGAAAGAGTTATCGAGGAGACAGTCTTCTCTTGAGGCTTTGAAGGAGACTCTCAAGAGCTTCAGACAAAAG AATGAGAAATCATTAACTGGTGGAGTGGATGCTCACCAGTCAGACTTCAGAGATGCAGACAAGTACTGTAAAATGTTGTTAGCAAGGCTGTCTCGTGGACATGGATGTCTGAAAGGCATTGGGGTTGTTCTTTTGACTGTGGCCGTGGGAGGTGCTATTGTGTCACAGAACTTGGAGGACTGGGATTGGAACGAGTTTTCAGTTTTGCTCAATGCCCCACAGTCCTCCTAA